The uncultured Fibrobacter sp. genome has a window encoding:
- a CDS encoding glycoside hydrolase family 9 protein: MPIKKFLTVALFAAAAVMAAEQEQPTPYDLIRPVYPLTWDTTVFDHYDTTVTTKHNMVPKNRTPASYVPNALIPDTLNQAYLDAINYRMSPIRINQAGYLESDPEKQFYYIGTASTFEVVDVDGKSLNPMVTGELANSGQQTSSDWTIIAGTNAATNDQKRYQVDITGQSGIIQVGRIPGTVPTETRLRIKVGNDISSTFIVSNKVYTMVKDAALKFYGINRSGYGDSWFHPASHTLDGGASSDSGVYSFDQSLAGTLEGGYYDCGDHLKESQTQMYAFMVAALMAATNADADEDHYAFNHGETVNRDGIPDMLREAKHGADFVLRAYKRAKGVIDDMALSVGDFGSDHGWWGRPESQDKLPLDPSRGDPALRRGGPLSRTVRLGEIGANIGGETAAGLAILSKMYAEYDKPFADSCLKVAREMYKFGKDLAQGKTFTHNKKAAEWSSPAYNGNNEFVDDMALASVALLYATGEKQYADDMIRNTNMYTGQPTNEQDGPGYFKGGWFVSPDKGFLKNGKNTSWANSYAYATYALYKLILADENKAINEYGLTADERLNAIEDCIVNMIFNLGDVSKGTATIVLPKSTGWNGIGWKMNEVKYDPIWYSMQTDQDWIYNRYQAGNIFEVLAYADVAKDIEKQNLTLPNMGDADWKADEMHQLAINQLNYLLGVNPWDVSYILGIGDKNDAHPHHRAANPEGKNMPGASYKYRPPVGALYGGVVPGTTNSMVPDNKSWEDYHKSETCIDAAATLVSSGMLAAAKFDRTAAPGVSVEIRHVSMDSAIVMVKLSTRGNATIYYGTAEGSMTTTATSDENKSGVQHEIVLRGLTNGTAYYFYVEGQNAYNTSNVTYKYMVDSTKTPFSFTTLNSVESAQIANVTVCNMLGDSAEIMWYTPNGEYESKVYWDTVPHTTAAEYAFNSGSGNADVSGIPTKFHYVKIGGLKEQTTYYYMVESNGQFANTDEKTGDLLKFTTPVGWYDFSVRAYQYEFDNLQNLNLNIYNNESRPFDSLELRLYFTALPEEVDNCAFLIDTDILQAYDEAGFNHPLLDKDGIDVGNDVRKLMRNARPHQLQDTYDAATGKYSYYFPVPLGGAEMKSASRIRLDFAFSYGISNDGFKTCETLRQPPKKVLNAKSGDWSWAPHEFLVDGADYDGMPEESKDYGDMDVEIAINPYITVYRKDEFIWGYSPSYQEMTTKRAHYEMDVSLDAPFNVSNNSYVQIDQTSSTVFVKGYAHVSEGGFITRIWANGTEIDTYVKRIGKEILLLRREDNLIVAHYNVTSGGGEIDSTGLWSLNIPVKMKIGSNKVDLTIFAGADPECAECAENGGCAFINRTYYVQFTRGNLTASSLTIKREDGSPVSVDGKPVDPENTQFYIYLTDKDKANTSSTINVLVINNKKADTLKVKMIEDSSNPGTFKSEYLISAVSVPKEGRVGNQISFFAGDTIQVIYIDPDDEEDVSKQSFYAESKYPEPQKVLAQDTDCDNIADKLLIEFSNVLEAAYSFDSISVYLPGMSDTVTLKVDQSAALNNSEVLVDLPQSLGIKETAAPTGMSVVYLKAEGATNIERVPITDGILPRLLSFTILENPEPRSVQDTLMVAFTEPVLLASLNTWFYEVDGASVDISVVGKATTSNDGKSWLYVVTGNTEGKILPVGGQVRVKASSVADKAFNYLDPASGCKDNVKIVETPKPVPVTLAEMRDKEGDGYVDELYMKFEKKLRDKDMLDSFVVEWGKKPEVLSFKRSDSNWVHTKEFSQHWQKTSTLDSTTGEVTIDSVQVSDTISIISIPLTPSNTFAYGTTNGPYDGYGRVTPRLGPEGGFFDKYYSVVDKCPPIILSAIWQGYDVKNDESQGSQDYVTLTFSEPLDTVGGHSAVVERFRDGEPKVIFDLKASTGLSLEYTPNTTTARLGYRHKNEKAIWIADSVRLISDEETSVFKDQAGMFAGYGTPWVPVAGSVSNIKFSISMAENVARGRNADSVYYGGQALLPDENFRLTAETKDKETVVIAAGESKLKDVFSAPIKDYRHAGPVFVIEIALPDVKDSTENGEPKRNYEIKLEVDLFTNMGAYINRASYEFTSESVAEYISASSTLTLNLEWCAPEDYPLSAGGKKIGTGPYIAKFATEAMSEYLPKEPDEGDRTEKLKESDAITKTFGFRRTKK, from the coding sequence GTGCCGATAAAGAAGTTTTTGACCGTTGCCCTGTTTGCCGCTGCCGCCGTGATGGCCGCTGAACAGGAACAGCCGACTCCTTATGACCTGATTCGTCCGGTTTATCCATTGACATGGGATACGACGGTATTCGATCATTACGACACGACTGTAACGACTAAGCACAATATGGTGCCCAAAAACCGTACTCCGGCGTCTTATGTACCGAACGCGCTGATTCCTGATACGCTGAATCAGGCTTATCTTGATGCGATCAACTACCGTATGTCGCCAATCCGTATTAACCAAGCTGGCTATTTGGAAAGTGATCCTGAAAAGCAGTTTTACTACATTGGTACGGCGTCGACTTTCGAAGTGGTGGATGTTGATGGCAAATCTTTGAACCCGATGGTGACAGGAGAGCTTGCCAATAGCGGTCAGCAGACGTCTTCTGACTGGACGATTATTGCTGGTACCAATGCGGCCACTAATGACCAGAAGCGATACCAGGTCGACATCACGGGTCAGTCCGGTATTATTCAGGTGGGACGTATTCCGGGCACTGTTCCTACGGAGACCCGTTTGCGTATCAAGGTGGGCAACGATATCTCGAGCACCTTCATTGTGAGCAATAAGGTGTACACCATGGTGAAGGACGCTGCCCTTAAGTTCTACGGCATTAACCGTAGTGGTTATGGTGATTCCTGGTTCCATCCGGCAAGCCATACCTTAGATGGTGGTGCCTCTTCGGATTCCGGTGTCTATTCATTTGATCAATCTCTAGCAGGGACTTTGGAAGGCGGTTATTATGACTGCGGTGACCACCTGAAGGAATCCCAGACCCAGATGTATGCTTTTATGGTGGCAGCCTTGATGGCCGCAACGAATGCGGATGCCGACGAAGACCACTATGCTTTTAATCATGGTGAAACGGTCAATAGGGATGGTATTCCGGACATGTTGCGCGAAGCGAAGCATGGTGCCGACTTTGTATTGCGCGCTTACAAACGTGCAAAGGGAGTCATTGACGATATGGCGCTTTCTGTGGGTGATTTCGGTTCGGACCACGGTTGGTGGGGACGCCCGGAATCTCAGGATAAGTTGCCTTTGGACCCCAGTAGGGGAGACCCGGCACTTCGCAGAGGTGGTCCGCTTTCTAGAACCGTGCGCTTGGGTGAAATCGGTGCAAATATCGGTGGTGAGACTGCCGCGGGTCTCGCTATTTTGAGCAAGATGTATGCCGAATACGACAAGCCTTTCGCTGACAGCTGCTTGAAGGTTGCTAGGGAAATGTATAAGTTCGGTAAGGATCTTGCCCAGGGAAAAACTTTCACGCACAATAAGAAAGCTGCCGAATGGTCTAGCCCTGCCTATAACGGTAACAACGAATTCGTGGATGACATGGCTTTGGCTTCTGTGGCGCTCCTTTATGCAACTGGCGAAAAGCAGTATGCCGATGACATGATTCGTAACACGAATATGTATACGGGCCAGCCGACGAATGAACAGGACGGTCCGGGCTACTTCAAGGGTGGCTGGTTCGTGTCGCCGGACAAGGGCTTCTTGAAAAATGGCAAGAATACCAGCTGGGCAAACTCTTACGCCTATGCGACCTACGCTCTTTATAAGTTGATTCTTGCCGATGAAAACAAGGCTATAAACGAATACGGACTCACCGCGGATGAACGCCTGAACGCGATTGAAGACTGTATCGTGAACATGATTTTCAACTTGGGTGATGTTAGTAAGGGTACAGCGACAATCGTATTGCCTAAGAGCACTGGCTGGAATGGCATTGGCTGGAAAATGAATGAGGTGAAATACGATCCGATTTGGTATTCTATGCAGACGGACCAGGATTGGATTTACAACCGTTACCAGGCGGGCAACATTTTCGAAGTGCTTGCATACGCCGATGTGGCAAAGGATATTGAAAAGCAGAATCTGACGCTTCCGAATATGGGTGATGCGGATTGGAAGGCCGATGAAATGCACCAGCTTGCCATTAACCAGCTGAACTACCTGTTGGGCGTGAACCCGTGGGATGTGTCGTACATTTTGGGTATCGGTGACAAGAACGATGCTCACCCGCACCACCGTGCTGCTAACCCCGAAGGCAAGAATATGCCGGGCGCCTCTTACAAGTATAGACCGCCTGTAGGAGCCCTTTATGGTGGTGTTGTTCCGGGAACGACAAACTCGATGGTGCCCGACAATAAGAGCTGGGAAGATTACCACAAGTCTGAAACCTGTATTGACGCTGCTGCGACGCTCGTAAGTTCGGGTATGCTTGCTGCCGCCAAGTTTGACCGCACGGCGGCTCCGGGTGTGAGCGTGGAAATTCGCCATGTGAGCATGGATTCTGCAATCGTGATGGTGAAGCTTTCCACTCGTGGAAATGCTACTATTTACTATGGAACTGCCGAAGGCTCGATGACGACTACCGCTACTTCAGACGAAAACAAGTCCGGTGTGCAGCATGAAATTGTTTTGCGTGGCCTTACGAACGGAACCGCCTACTACTTCTATGTTGAAGGCCAAAATGCCTACAATACGAGCAACGTTACCTATAAGTACATGGTCGATTCCACCAAGACTCCCTTTAGCTTTACGACGCTCAACTCCGTGGAAAGCGCACAAATTGCGAACGTGACCGTCTGTAACATGCTCGGTGACAGTGCCGAAATCATGTGGTACACTCCGAATGGCGAGTACGAATCCAAGGTTTATTGGGATACAGTTCCCCATACGACGGCTGCTGAATACGCCTTTAACAGTGGCTCTGGCAATGCCGATGTGTCCGGCATTCCGACCAAGTTCCACTATGTAAAAATTGGTGGCCTTAAGGAACAGACGACTTATTACTATATGGTCGAAAGCAATGGTCAATTTGCAAACACCGACGAAAAAACTGGTGACCTGTTGAAGTTTACGACTCCGGTGGGTTGGTACGACTTTAGCGTCCGTGCCTACCAATACGAGTTCGACAATCTTCAGAACTTGAATTTGAATATCTACAATAACGAATCTAGACCTTTTGATAGTCTTGAATTGCGCTTGTACTTTACGGCATTGCCCGAAGAAGTGGACAATTGCGCCTTCCTTATTGATACGGATATTCTGCAGGCTTATGATGAAGCTGGCTTTAACCATCCGCTTCTCGATAAGGATGGAATCGATGTTGGTAATGATGTTCGCAAGTTGATGAGAAATGCAAGACCGCATCAGTTGCAAGATACCTATGATGCGGCTACAGGTAAGTATTCTTACTACTTCCCTGTTCCTCTTGGTGGAGCAGAAATGAAGTCTGCCTCCAGAATCCGATTGGACTTCGCCTTCTCTTATGGTATTTCAAATGACGGTTTCAAGACTTGTGAGACGCTTCGCCAGCCTCCCAAGAAAGTACTGAATGCAAAGTCTGGCGACTGGTCCTGGGCTCCGCACGAATTCCTGGTGGATGGTGCTGACTATGATGGTATGCCGGAAGAATCCAAAGACTATGGCGATATGGATGTGGAAATAGCGATAAACCCGTATATTACCGTTTACCGCAAGGACGAATTCATTTGGGGTTACAGTCCCTCTTACCAGGAAATGACGACTAAGCGTGCCCATTATGAAATGGATGTGTCGCTTGATGCTCCGTTCAATGTGTCCAATAACTCGTACGTGCAGATCGACCAGACGAGCAGCACCGTGTTCGTGAAGGGCTATGCTCACGTGTCCGAAGGCGGCTTTATCACGCGCATTTGGGCGAACGGTACCGAAATCGACACCTATGTCAAGCGTATCGGAAAAGAAATCCTGTTGCTCAGAAGAGAAGACAACCTTATCGTTGCTCACTACAACGTCACATCCGGCGGTGGAGAAATTGACTCGACCGGTCTCTGGTCCTTGAACATTCCGGTCAAGATGAAGATCGGTAGCAACAAGGTGGACCTCACGATTTTTGCCGGTGCAGACCCAGAATGCGCCGAATGTGCCGAAAACGGTGGTTGCGCCTTTATCAACCGCACCTACTACGTACAGTTCACCCGTGGTAACCTGACGGCCTCTAGCCTTACGATCAAGAGGGAAGACGGAAGCCCGGTTTCTGTGGACGGTAAGCCTGTTGATCCTGAAAATACGCAGTTCTACATTTACCTGACGGATAAGGATAAGGCTAACACCAGCTCGACGATTAACGTTCTTGTCATCAACAACAAGAAGGCCGACACCTTGAAGGTCAAGATGATCGAGGATTCCTCGAATCCGGGAACGTTCAAGAGCGAGTATCTCATTTCGGCGGTGTCTGTTCCTAAGGAAGGTCGCGTCGGTAACCAGATTTCGTTCTTTGCGGGTGACACTATCCAGGTGATTTACATTGACCCCGACGACGAAGAAGATGTGTCGAAGCAGAGCTTCTATGCAGAATCCAAGTACCCCGAACCGCAGAAGGTTTTGGCTCAGGATACCGACTGTGACAATATTGCCGACAAGCTCTTGATTGAATTCAGTAACGTGCTCGAAGCGGCTTACAGTTTCGACAGTATCAGCGTCTATCTGCCGGGTATGTCGGATACTGTGACGCTCAAGGTCGATCAGTCGGCGGCCCTGAACAATTCCGAAGTCCTTGTGGACTTGCCGCAGTCCTTGGGTATCAAGGAAACGGCTGCACCTACGGGTATGTCCGTTGTATACCTGAAGGCCGAAGGGGCGACCAATATCGAAAGGGTGCCTATTACCGACGGTATCTTGCCGAGACTTTTGAGCTTTACGATTCTTGAAAACCCGGAGCCTAGGTCTGTTCAGGATACCTTGATGGTTGCCTTTACGGAACCTGTTCTGCTCGCCTCCCTGAACACCTGGTTCTACGAGGTGGATGGCGCGTCGGTAGACATTAGCGTGGTTGGAAAGGCGACTACAAGTAACGACGGCAAGAGCTGGCTATATGTGGTAACCGGAAATACCGAAGGAAAGATCCTGCCGGTGGGTGGACAGGTGCGCGTCAAGGCTTCTTCTGTAGCGGACAAGGCGTTCAATTACCTGGATCCCGCTTCTGGATGTAAGGACAACGTAAAGATTGTGGAAACTCCGAAGCCTGTTCCTGTGACGCTTGCTGAAATGCGCGACAAGGAAGGCGACGGCTATGTCGATGAACTTTACATGAAGTTCGAAAAGAAACTCCGCGACAAGGACATGCTGGATAGCTTTGTGGTCGAATGGGGCAAGAAACCCGAAGTGTTGAGCTTTAAGCGCAGCGATTCCAATTGGGTCCATACAAAGGAATTCTCGCAGCATTGGCAGAAAACTTCGACGCTTGATTCTACGACGGGCGAAGTGACGATCGATTCTGTCCAGGTGAGCGACACGATTTCGATTATCTCGATTCCGCTTACGCCGTCGAATACGTTTGCCTACGGTACGACGAACGGTCCTTACGACGGTTATGGTCGAGTGACTCCGCGCCTTGGCCCCGAGGGAGGCTTCTTCGACAAGTATTATTCTGTCGTTGACAAGTGCCCGCCGATTATCCTTTCTGCGATTTGGCAGGGTTACGACGTGAAGAACGACGAATCCCAGGGATCGCAGGACTATGTGACATTGACGTTCTCTGAACCGCTGGATACCGTGGGCGGACACTCTGCCGTGGTGGAACGTTTCCGCGATGGTGAACCGAAGGTCATTTTCGATCTCAAGGCTAGTACGGGATTGTCGCTGGAATACACCCCGAATACGACGACGGCCCGTCTTGGATACAGGCATAAGAACGAAAAGGCCATTTGGATTGCGGACTCCGTGCGTCTGATTTCGGATGAAGAAACGTCGGTGTTCAAGGATCAGGCCGGAATGTTTGCCGGTTACGGTACCCCGTGGGTGCCGGTGGCAGGTTCTGTGTCCAACATCAAGTTCTCGATTTCTATGGCCGAAAATGTCGCGAGGGGCAGGAATGCCGATTCTGTCTACTATGGTGGACAGGCTCTCTTGCCGGACGAAAACTTCCGCCTCACTGCCGAGACAAAGGACAAGGAAACGGTTGTGATTGCCGCGGGCGAAAGCAAGCTCAAAGACGTGTTTAGCGCACCTATTAAGGATTACCGCCATGCTGGTCCGGTGTTCGTGATCGAAATCGCGTTGCCCGATGTCAAGGATAGCACGGAAAACGGCGAACCGAAGCGCAACTACGAAATCAAGCTTGAAGTGGATTTGTTCACCAACATGGGTGCCTATATCAACAGGGCAAGCTACGAGTTTACTTCGGAATCGGTGGCTGAGTACATATCGGCAAGCAGTACCCTTACCCTTAACCTGGAATGGTGCGCTCCCGAGGATTACCCCCTCAGTGCCGGAGGAAAGAAAATCGGAACGGGTCCGTACATAGCGAAGTTTGCAACCGAAGCGATGAGCGAATACCTGCCGAAGGAACCTGATGAAGGAGACCGTACGGAAAAACTGAAGGAATCCGATGCCATTACCAAGACATTCGGCTTCAGGAGAACCAAAAAGTAG
- a CDS encoding fumarate hydratase, whose product MAFKYEATVQHGEDKTEYVNLGKEGISVAEFEGKKILKVAPEALTKIAQAAFEEVSFRLRPAHTQKVAKILQDPEASDNDKFVALTLLKNACVAAKGILPFCQDTGTAICICHKGQQVWTGADDAKAISEGIYNAYTGKNLRYSQIAPLTMYEEKNTACNLPAQIDIHAEEGADLKFLFVAKGGGSANKTYYWPMTKALLNPKSLEKFIADKVKTLGTAACPPYHLAIVIGGTSAEMNTHTVKLASCGYLDDLPTTGSEGGRMFRDVEMEEKVLHICQKTGIGAQFGGKYFVHDVRVIRCPRHAASCPVSIGVSCSADRNIKAKIDENGLWLEKMEHNPEQYLPKGDAVNMAPAVEIDLDRPMKDVLAELTKYPVKTRLNLKGTMIVARDMAHAKIAEIFDKQEKGEALTDIEKTVLEVVSNHPIYYAGPAKTPEGMPTGSFGPTTAGRMDPYVMRFQSKGASMIMVAKGNRSQDVTDACHKYGGFYLGSIGGPAAILAEQNILSNDIVAFPELGMEAIRKITIKDFPAFILVDDKGNDFFKDLL is encoded by the coding sequence ATGGCATTCAAATACGAAGCGACCGTGCAGCACGGCGAAGACAAGACTGAATACGTGAACCTCGGCAAGGAAGGCATTTCCGTTGCCGAATTCGAAGGCAAGAAGATTTTGAAGGTCGCCCCCGAGGCCCTTACCAAGATCGCCCAGGCAGCATTCGAAGAAGTGAGCTTCAGGCTCCGCCCGGCCCACACCCAGAAGGTGGCAAAAATCCTTCAGGACCCGGAAGCCTCCGATAATGACAAGTTCGTAGCCCTCACGCTTCTGAAGAACGCCTGTGTCGCCGCCAAGGGAATCCTCCCGTTCTGCCAGGACACCGGTACCGCCATCTGTATTTGCCACAAAGGCCAGCAGGTCTGGACCGGCGCCGACGACGCAAAGGCAATTTCCGAAGGTATCTACAACGCCTACACCGGCAAGAACCTGCGCTACAGCCAGATTGCCCCCCTGACCATGTACGAAGAAAAGAACACGGCTTGCAACCTCCCGGCTCAGATCGACATTCACGCCGAAGAGGGCGCGGACCTCAAGTTCCTGTTCGTTGCGAAGGGCGGTGGCTCTGCCAACAAGACCTACTACTGGCCGATGACCAAGGCGCTCCTCAACCCGAAGTCCCTTGAAAAGTTTATTGCAGACAAGGTAAAGACGCTCGGTACGGCAGCCTGCCCTCCGTACCACCTCGCCATCGTGATTGGTGGAACCTCTGCCGAAATGAACACCCACACCGTGAAGCTCGCTAGCTGCGGTTACCTCGATGACCTTCCGACCACAGGAAGCGAAGGCGGCCGTATGTTCCGCGACGTGGAAATGGAAGAAAAGGTTCTGCACATCTGCCAGAAGACGGGCATCGGCGCCCAGTTCGGCGGAAAATACTTTGTTCATGACGTACGCGTCATCCGCTGTCCGCGCCATGCAGCAAGCTGCCCGGTCTCTATCGGCGTCAGCTGCTCCGCCGACCGCAACATCAAGGCAAAGATTGACGAAAACGGCCTCTGGCTCGAAAAGATGGAACACAATCCGGAACAGTACCTGCCGAAGGGCGACGCCGTGAACATGGCCCCGGCCGTGGAAATCGATCTCGACCGCCCGATGAAGGACGTGCTCGCCGAACTCACCAAGTACCCGGTCAAGACCCGCCTGAACCTCAAGGGCACGATGATTGTCGCCCGCGACATGGCACACGCAAAGATTGCCGAAATCTTCGACAAGCAGGAAAAGGGCGAAGCCCTCACCGATATCGAAAAGACCGTTCTCGAAGTCGTGTCCAACCACCCGATTTACTACGCTGGCCCCGCCAAGACTCCGGAAGGCATGCCCACCGGAAGCTTCGGCCCCACGACCGCCGGCCGTATGGACCCGTACGTAATGCGCTTCCAGAGCAAGGGCGCCTCGATGATCATGGTGGCTAAGGGCAACCGCAGCCAGGATGTCACGGACGCCTGCCACAAGTACGGTGGATTCTACCTCGGCTCCATCGGCGGCCCGGCAGCCATCCTCGCCGAACAGAATATCCTGAGCAACGACATCGTCGCCTTCCCGGAACTCGGCATGGAAGCCATCCGCAAGATCACCATCAAGGACTTCCCCGCCTTCATCTTGGTGGATGATAAGGGCAACGATTTCTTTAAGGATCTCCTCTAA
- the truA gene encoding tRNA pseudouridine(38-40) synthase TruA, whose protein sequence is MRYRFRCEYLGSAFYGWQAQNEGGKTKFVTVQSALEEAFSVALRTPIRITGSGRTDTGVHARGQCVHFDFDGELDCARVVRSVNGLTKRLIRIRDLEPCAPDFHSRYDALCRYYQYTLFTRPVALLRDFGWECGSLNLNLDAMEQEAKSFLGHHDFIDFCIPRNDGKPTDCILTEFRLERLNDWSCMFHIKGNRFLHRQVRAMVGTLFDVGRGRFPLGTVNQIFEKNFKGERTWAPPQGLVLQNVEYKDY, encoded by the coding sequence ATGCGGTATCGCTTTCGTTGCGAATACCTGGGCAGCGCATTCTACGGTTGGCAAGCCCAGAACGAGGGCGGCAAGACCAAGTTTGTAACGGTACAGTCTGCGCTGGAAGAAGCTTTTTCCGTTGCGCTTCGTACGCCTATTCGTATTACGGGTTCTGGCCGGACCGATACGGGGGTGCATGCCCGCGGTCAGTGCGTCCACTTTGATTTTGACGGTGAACTCGATTGTGCCAGGGTTGTACGTTCGGTGAACGGCCTTACCAAAAGACTGATTCGCATTCGCGATCTGGAACCTTGCGCTCCCGATTTTCATTCCCGCTATGATGCCCTTTGCCGCTATTACCAATACACGCTGTTTACGCGTCCGGTCGCGCTGTTGCGTGACTTTGGCTGGGAATGCGGATCGCTGAACCTGAATTTGGATGCTATGGAACAGGAGGCAAAGTCTTTCCTGGGACACCATGACTTTATCGACTTTTGCATTCCTCGAAACGATGGTAAGCCGACGGACTGCATCTTGACGGAATTTCGGCTGGAACGCCTGAACGACTGGAGTTGCATGTTCCATATCAAGGGAAACCGTTTCTTGCACCGGCAGGTGCGTGCAATGGTCGGAACGCTCTTTGATGTGGGCCGTGGACGATTCCCGCTTGGAACCGTGAACCAGATTTTCGAGAAGAATTTTAAGGGTGAACGCACTTGGGCGCCTCCGCAGGGGCTAGTCCTCCAGAACGTGGAATACAAGGACTACTAG
- a CDS encoding GGDEF domain-containing protein — protein sequence MSFLTYIFWLIAFVAGVVVSYFVPETTLSVGGKFFFVGAWGIVLGFVLYNICKKKVENAEAEFTETLNSIKGEKFDFVTGLPASEKREPELEPEDMPLPKGALPAKAALEKLDEQAVRVGFPLDVWKQYSRVLLKDRPVPEVVKALENLLPKLFPNAAGILYMYAGTQTDLHKVLSFGPYIISDDVIRPGECASYASGDIVITDYSTPELTGGCTHLHHHPKGVSFCAPIEGIEEHFGIFSLQTDVLPDNESLDDWHAKVSIVATTFGQYIANQNLNVRFKQQSIRDNLTGLFNRRYMEESLSREVSAAIRHKNPIGLIMLYPDAVVDIQQTRGRHAVEQLLWELGQRLPGYVRSEDIPCRYEGEVFCVILPGADLKITRQRADKIRNEISQLQIAYGDTILATTLSMGVSVMPVHASDVNSLLYTAAASMQLAIQSAGNRVIIADALNNR from the coding sequence ATGAGTTTCTTGACTTACATCTTTTGGTTAATTGCATTTGTCGCAGGAGTTGTCGTTTCGTACTTTGTGCCCGAGACGACTCTTTCTGTAGGTGGAAAGTTCTTTTTTGTCGGCGCCTGGGGCATTGTTCTTGGGTTTGTCCTGTACAATATCTGCAAGAAGAAGGTGGAAAACGCTGAGGCGGAATTCACCGAAACCCTGAATTCGATCAAGGGAGAAAAGTTTGATTTCGTGACGGGGCTTCCTGCAAGCGAAAAACGCGAACCGGAACTGGAACCCGAAGATATGCCGCTTCCCAAGGGAGCCCTTCCCGCTAAGGCGGCTCTCGAAAAATTGGATGAACAGGCTGTGCGCGTGGGCTTTCCGCTGGACGTGTGGAAACAGTATTCCAGGGTACTCCTGAAAGACCGTCCTGTTCCCGAGGTGGTCAAGGCGCTCGAAAACCTGCTGCCGAAGCTTTTCCCCAACGCGGCGGGTATCCTGTATATGTATGCAGGGACGCAGACTGATTTGCACAAGGTGCTTTCTTTTGGCCCCTACATCATTAGTGACGATGTGATCCGTCCGGGTGAATGCGCAAGCTATGCTTCGGGCGATATCGTAATCACCGATTATTCTACGCCGGAACTCACGGGCGGCTGCACCCATCTGCATCATCATCCGAAGGGAGTTTCTTTCTGCGCTCCGATTGAAGGCATCGAGGAACATTTTGGCATCTTCTCGTTGCAGACGGACGTCCTGCCCGACAACGAGTCCCTGGATGACTGGCATGCGAAGGTGAGCATTGTTGCAACGACCTTTGGACAGTACATTGCAAACCAGAACTTGAACGTCCGTTTCAAACAGCAGAGCATTCGCGATAACCTGACGGGGCTGTTCAACCGCCGCTACATGGAAGAATCTCTTTCCCGTGAGGTGTCTGCGGCAATCCGTCACAAGAATCCGATTGGCCTTATCATGCTTTATCCGGATGCGGTGGTCGATATTCAGCAGACCCGTGGCCGCCATGCCGTGGAACAGCTCCTGTGGGAACTGGGCCAACGTTTGCCGGGTTATGTCCGCAGCGAAGATATCCCGTGCCGTTACGAAGGCGAGGTATTCTGCGTGATTCTCCCGGGTGCAGACCTCAAGATTACGCGTCAGCGTGCCGACAAGATTCGCAACGAGATTTCGCAGTTGCAGATTGCCTACGGCGACACGATCCTTGCGACGACGCTCAGCATGGGTGTCTCGGTAATGCCGGTGCATGCCTCCGATGTGAATTCGCTCCTTTATACGGCGGCGGCTTCGATGCAGCTCGCCATTCAGTCGGCGGGCAACAGGGTCATCATTGCCGATGCCTTGAACAATCGCTAA